A single genomic interval of Deinococcus misasensis DSM 22328 harbors:
- a CDS encoding long-chain fatty acid--CoA ligase, with protein sequence MLSTMMHFPLTIPHILERVQRYFPDREVVSLIPAGVNEAGQPIPGKHRYTYGQMAARAKQLANALTAAGVQKGDRVATFAVNHFRHLEAYFGIPITGAVLHTVNVRLHPEQIAYIINHAQDKILLIDNVFARMLPALLPHCPSIEKVVIMGPTPQAIPGMLDYDQWISAQPTTFDYPALDENDAAGMCYTSGTTGHPKGVVYSHRSTLLHSLASALPDALNLKMADTILPVVPMFHVNAWGLPYTAAMVGAKQVFASVFSDGASLAKLLAEEKCTRTAGVPTIWMGLLQEIQRANAAGTPYDLSLLEMLVVGGSAAPEGLIRAFDQVGLHLFHAWGMTETHPLGTCATLPPEMELESEEGYHHRAKQGIPVPLVEIRSVDGDLNDVPHDGKSMGALLVRGPWVTGGYHNNPEGSRATQVKLSDGTTWFDTGDIVTIDEKGYMSIQDRAKDLIKSGGEWISSVDLENALMGHPAIAEAAVIAAPHPKWEERPLGVLVLKAGQEQPSKEDLNAFLEGKFAKWWLPDAYVYVEQIPRTTVGKFLKRALRDQFKDFKLEG encoded by the coding sequence CAGCCAGAGCCAAACAATTGGCCAACGCCCTGACCGCAGCAGGGGTGCAAAAAGGGGACCGGGTGGCCACTTTTGCAGTCAACCACTTCCGTCACCTTGAGGCGTATTTTGGGATTCCCATCACAGGGGCAGTGCTGCACACCGTCAACGTGCGCCTCCACCCCGAGCAAATCGCCTACATCATCAACCATGCACAGGACAAAATCCTGCTGATTGACAATGTGTTTGCACGGATGCTGCCTGCTTTGCTTCCCCACTGCCCGAGCATTGAAAAAGTGGTGATCATGGGTCCCACCCCTCAGGCCATTCCGGGCATGCTGGATTACGACCAGTGGATTTCTGCCCAACCCACCACCTTTGATTACCCAGCTCTGGATGAAAACGATGCAGCGGGGATGTGTTACACCTCGGGAACCACTGGGCATCCCAAAGGGGTGGTCTATTCCCACCGTTCCACCTTGCTGCACAGTCTGGCCTCTGCCCTTCCAGACGCCCTGAACCTGAAAATGGCCGACACCATTTTGCCTGTGGTCCCCATGTTCCACGTGAATGCATGGGGCTTGCCTTACACCGCAGCCATGGTGGGGGCCAAGCAGGTGTTTGCCTCGGTGTTCAGTGATGGGGCTTCTCTGGCCAAATTGCTCGCCGAGGAAAAATGCACGCGCACAGCGGGGGTTCCCACCATCTGGATGGGCCTCTTGCAAGAAATCCAGAGGGCCAACGCCGCTGGAACCCCTTATGACCTGAGCCTTTTGGAGATGCTGGTGGTCGGAGGCAGTGCTGCCCCTGAAGGCCTCATTCGTGCGTTTGATCAGGTGGGTCTGCACCTTTTCCATGCCTGGGGCATGACCGAAACCCACCCTCTGGGCACCTGCGCCACTTTGCCTCCCGAGATGGAACTGGAAAGCGAGGAGGGATACCACCACCGTGCAAAACAGGGGATTCCGGTGCCCCTGGTGGAAATCCGTTCCGTGGATGGCGACCTCAACGATGTTCCCCACGATGGCAAGTCCATGGGGGCTTTGCTGGTCCGTGGACCGTGGGTGACAGGTGGATACCACAACAATCCAGAAGGGTCCAGAGCCACACAGGTCAAACTGTCCGATGGCACCACCTGGTTTGACACCGGAGACATCGTCACCATCGATGAAAAAGGCTACATGAGCATTCAGGACCGGGCCAAAGACCTGATCAAGAGTGGTGGCGAGTGGATTTCCAGTGTGGATCTGGAAAATGCCCTGATGGGTCACCCTGCCATTGCTGAAGCTGCCGTGATCGCTGCCCCTCACCCCAAGTGGGAAGAGCGTCCTCTGGGCGTGCTGGTGCTGAAGGCAGGCCAGGAGCAACCCAGCAAAGAAGACCTCAATGCCTTCCTTGAAGGCAAGTTTGCCAAATGGTGGCTCCCCGATGCTTATGTATACGTGGAACAAATCCCCAGAACCACGGTGGGCAAATTCCTGAAACGTGCCCTGCGTGACCAGTTCAAGGACTTTAAACTGGAAGGATAA